The following coding sequences lie in one Arachis hypogaea cultivar Tifrunner chromosome 4, arahy.Tifrunner.gnm2.J5K5, whole genome shotgun sequence genomic window:
- the LOC112744910 gene encoding heavy metal-associated isoprenylated plant protein 21-like isoform X1, with product MGALDYIFYFCTVPTTKRKLKSMQTVEIKVKMDCDGCERKVRNAVATMRGVKSVNINRKESKVSVNGYVDANKVLKRVKETGKKRAEFWPYVPQHVVTYPHASGVYDKRAPPNCVRTSQTFPTSSQDTPDQLLNFFNEDNVNSCSIM from the exons ATGGGAGCACTCGATTACATCTTCTACTTTTGCACCGTTCCAACCACAaaaagaaaactcaaatcaatGCAG ACAGTTGAGATTAAAGTCAAAATGGATTGTGATGGATGTGAACGAAAGGTTAGAAATGCAGTCGCTACAATGAGAG GAGTGAAATCAGTGAATATAAACAGAAAAGAAAGCAAAGTAAGCGTGAATGGTTATGTGGATGCAAACAAGGTGTTGAAGAGGGTAAAAGAAACGGGTAAAAAAAGAGCAGAATTTTGGCCATATGTTCCACAACATGTAGTCACATATCCGCATGCTTCGGGTGTGTATGATAAAAGGGCACCTCCCAATTGTGTCCGAACCTCTCAAACTTTTCCTACTTCTTCACAAGACACTCCAGATCAACTCTTGAACTTCTTCAATGAAGACAACGTTAATTCATGCTCCATCATGTAA
- the LOC112744910 gene encoding heavy metal-associated isoprenylated plant protein 21-like isoform X2, whose amino-acid sequence MDCDGCERKVRNAVATMRGVKSVNINRKESKVSVNGYVDANKVLKRVKETGKKRAEFWPYVPQHVVTYPHASGVYDKRAPPNCVRTSQTFPTSSQDTPDQLLNFFNEDNVNSCSIM is encoded by the exons ATGGATTGTGATGGATGTGAACGAAAGGTTAGAAATGCAGTCGCTACAATGAGAG GAGTGAAATCAGTGAATATAAACAGAAAAGAAAGCAAAGTAAGCGTGAATGGTTATGTGGATGCAAACAAGGTGTTGAAGAGGGTAAAAGAAACGGGTAAAAAAAGAGCAGAATTTTGGCCATATGTTCCACAACATGTAGTCACATATCCGCATGCTTCGGGTGTGTATGATAAAAGGGCACCTCCCAATTGTGTCCGAACCTCTCAAACTTTTCCTACTTCTTCACAAGACACTCCAGATCAACTCTTGAACTTCTTCAATGAAGACAACGTTAATTCATGCTCCATCATGTAA
- the LOC112744912 gene encoding mitochondrial import inner membrane translocase subunit Tim9-like produces MDKNIFSGMSDLPEEDKQRMSTMVDQLQIRDSLRMYNSLVERCFKDCVDTFYRKSLTKNEETCVLRCAEKFMRLSMQVGSRFSDLDQGANTGVSQ; encoded by the exons ATGGATAAGAACATTTTCAGTGGCATGTCTGATCTTCCTGAAGAGGATAAGCAACGAATGTCCACCATGGTAGACCAGCTACAAATTCGAGACag TCTAAGGATGTATAATTCATTAGTGGAGCGATGTTTCAAGGATTGTGTCGATACATTCTATCGAAAATCCCTAACCAAAAACGAGGAAACGTGTGTTCTCAGGTGTGCCGAAAAATTCATGAGGCTTTCCATGCAAGTTGGTTCCAGATTTTCAGATCTTGACCAAGGTGCAAATACTGGTGTCTCTCAATAG